The Bacteroidota bacterium genome window below encodes:
- a CDS encoding VWA domain-containing protein produces MRKQLLLSFLTILCFTASQVFANGVGVVNASTGIYLKLTGTKINTSVESQISTTVTTQTFQNSLGADKIVSFAFPLPEGASATGLRWKVNGTWYQAPIAPRPQDTTLPGGTMNVNLKAYLGNTPMFFGIPQQVKKDSTLLVELTYVQMLAYDFGSVYYDYPNDYHLIQTATIESQELTFNLTSPRTIDSIRLVSTNPLTQLSNNGNNAVVISNQYNAAATVNYKIKYSLNSSQLGLFSYSTLIPNSQLPDSLGGFFTFIAEPNPGSTSSIIKKVFTLIVDRSGSMSGTKITQAVNAAKFIVNNLNPGDKFNIVDFETNVYSFRSQHVLYTTQTRDSALTYVNNITAGGSTNISGAFSTAVPQFAAANDSTANIIIFFTDGQPTVGITETTALLNHVHTLITSTETKIFLYSFGIGTDVNQQLLTLMSSQNNGYSEFLLDGELESRITNFYLRIKNPVLLSPTISFNSGGITNVCPNPLPNLYIGQQMIVSGRYTTTGPVTVTLSGRAFNQPVSYQYTFNRVDTAATRYQFLTKIWAKQKIDYLLIQYYALTPGTPQALAIKQQIINISIGYGVISPFTSFGNPTHVNNENENVNIAGTYKLLGNYPNPFNPTTTIKFIVNKNITGVYFVKIYNQIGQLVDIIQFNVNGKGIYETKWNAAKFSSGIYYYRVELEGEALIGKMVLMK; encoded by the coding sequence ATGAGAAAGCAATTACTTCTCTCCTTTCTAACGATTCTTTGCTTTACTGCTTCGCAGGTATTTGCAAACGGAGTCGGCGTTGTAAACGCTTCAACCGGAATTTATTTAAAACTTACGGGCACAAAAATAAATACTTCCGTTGAAAGCCAGATCTCTACAACTGTAACTACTCAGACTTTTCAAAATTCATTAGGAGCAGATAAAATCGTCTCCTTTGCTTTTCCTTTGCCCGAAGGCGCAAGCGCGACAGGGTTAAGATGGAAAGTAAACGGCACCTGGTATCAGGCGCCCATTGCTCCCCGACCGCAGGATACGACATTGCCCGGCGGAACAATGAATGTAAATCTGAAAGCCTACCTGGGAAATACACCGATGTTTTTTGGAATTCCGCAGCAGGTAAAAAAAGATTCAACTCTACTTGTAGAACTTACTTATGTTCAGATGCTCGCTTATGATTTCGGAAGTGTTTATTACGATTATCCAAATGATTACCATTTAATACAAACCGCAACAATTGAATCACAGGAACTGACATTTAATCTTACATCACCAAGGACGATTGACAGTATAAGACTTGTAAGCACAAATCCTTTAACTCAGCTTTCAAATAATGGCAATAATGCAGTTGTTATCAGCAATCAGTATAACGCTGCTGCAACTGTAAATTATAAAATAAAATATTCGCTGAACTCAAGTCAGCTCGGGCTTTTTAGCTATTCTACGTTAATTCCAAACAGCCAGCTGCCTGATTCACTCGGAGGATTTTTTACTTTCATAGCAGAACCTAATCCGGGAAGTACATCGAGCATAATTAAAAAAGTATTCACACTGATTGTGGATAGGTCCGGTAGCATGAGCGGCACAAAAATTACTCAGGCAGTAAATGCAGCAAAGTTTATTGTTAATAATCTTAATCCCGGAGATAAGTTTAACATAGTAGATTTTGAAACAAATGTTTACAGCTTCAGAAGCCAGCATGTATTATATACTACTCAAACCCGTGACTCTGCTCTCACCTACGTAAATAATATTACTGCAGGTGGAAGCACAAATATATCGGGAGCATTTTCAACGGCAGTTCCGCAATTTGCCGCAGCAAATGACAGCACTGCTAATATTATAATATTTTTTACAGACGGACAGCCTACAGTGGGAATTACAGAAACAACGGCTTTGCTTAACCATGTTCACACCTTAATTACTTCAACCGAAACAAAAATATTCCTTTATTCTTTTGGAATAGGTACCGATGTAAATCAGCAGCTGCTTACATTGATGTCGTCACAAAACAATGGTTACTCTGAATTTTTATTAGACGGTGAACTGGAATCAAGAATCACGAATTTTTATTTAAGAATAAAAAATCCGGTATTATTAAGCCCGACGATAAGCTTTAACTCAGGCGGAATTACAAATGTTTGCCCGAATCCGTTACCGAATTTATACATCGGACAGCAGATGATAGTATCCGGAAGATATACAACAACAGGACCTGTAACGGTAACTCTTTCCGGCAGAGCATTTAATCAGCCGGTATCATATCAGTATACTTTTAACAGAGTTGATACGGCAGCTACAAGATATCAGTTTTTAACGAAGATATGGGCGAAGCAGAAAATTGATTATCTATTGATTCAATATTATGCTTTAACTCCGGGAACGCCGCAGGCACTTGCCATAAAGCAGCAGATAATAAATATAAGTATTGGTTACGGAGTAATAAGTCCGTTTACAAGTTTTGGTAATCCGACACATGTAAACAATGAGAATGAAAATGTAAATATTGCCGGAACTTATAAGCTGCTAGGAAATTATCCGAATCCGTTCAATCCGACGACTACAATTAAATTTATTGTAAACAAAAATATTACGGGAGTTTATTTCGTAAAAATTTATAATCAGATAGGTCAGCTTGTAGACATTATTCAATTTAATGTTAACGGCAAAGGAATTTACGAAACGAAATGGAATGCTGCAAAATTTTCATCAGGAATTTATTACTACAGAGTTGAACTCGAAGGTGAGGCATTAATAGGTAAGATGGTATTAATGAAGTAA
- the mtaB gene encoding tRNA (N(6)-L-threonylcarbamoyladenosine(37)-C(2))-methylthiotransferase MtaB, giving the protein MSKSVSLHTLGCKLNYSETSTIAKQFEDKGYKVTDYGNPSDIFVLNTCSVTDNADKECRQIIRSVIRNNPDTYVIVTGCYAQLQPGEIAKMEGVDLVLGANEKFKLFDYMDNFEKENVSCIDGIENHSNAKVIRKEVYELDEFVEAFSADTDSRTRAFLKIQDGCNYKCSFCTIPMARGKSRSQDITKVIENAKKIIDSGYKEIILTGVNTGDYDFQLKVSEEEVLKYKLIDVLYELDKLDISRIRISSIEPNLLTDEILDLYASSNKFCNHFHIPLQSGDSEILKAMRRRYNADFYENLIYKINDKIKDVGIGVDVIVGFPGETDAHFDNTYKFLNSLPISYLHVFSYSERKDTVAIELPDSVDVRKRKFRSQVLRNLSNKKKFDFYSKYIGTEQEVLFETVKDAGWIEGYTRNYIRVKTPFTAGAENSISKIKLLTPDSVKPVVCELI; this is encoded by the coding sequence ATGTCAAAATCTGTTTCATTACATACGCTTGGATGCAAACTGAACTATAGCGAGACCTCAACAATTGCCAAACAATTTGAGGATAAAGGCTACAAAGTTACCGATTACGGAAATCCTTCCGATATTTTTGTGCTGAATACATGCTCAGTAACAGATAACGCCGATAAAGAATGCAGACAGATAATAAGAAGCGTGATAAGAAATAATCCTGATACTTATGTAATTGTAACAGGATGCTATGCGCAGCTTCAGCCCGGAGAAATTGCAAAGATGGAAGGCGTTGATTTAGTGCTCGGCGCAAATGAGAAGTTCAAGCTGTTTGATTACATGGATAATTTTGAAAAAGAGAATGTATCGTGCATAGACGGAATTGAAAATCACTCTAATGCAAAAGTTATAAGAAAAGAAGTTTATGAATTAGATGAGTTTGTTGAAGCGTTTTCTGCCGATACGGATTCAAGAACGAGAGCGTTCTTAAAAATTCAGGACGGATGTAATTATAAGTGTTCGTTTTGTACTATTCCGATGGCAAGAGGAAAATCACGCAGCCAAGATATTACAAAAGTAATTGAGAATGCTAAAAAGATAATAGATAGCGGATATAAAGAAATAATTCTTACCGGAGTAAATACAGGCGATTACGATTTCCAGTTAAAAGTATCTGAGGAAGAAGTTCTTAAATATAAATTGATAGATGTTTTATATGAACTGGATAAACTTGATATAAGCAGGATAAGAATAAGTTCTATTGAGCCGAATCTGCTGACAGATGAGATATTAGATTTGTATGCATCATCAAATAAATTTTGCAATCATTTTCATATTCCTTTGCAAAGCGGTGACTCAGAAATTCTTAAAGCAATGCGAAGAAGGTATAATGCAGACTTCTATGAAAATTTAATTTATAAGATTAACGATAAAATTAAAGACGTAGGTATAGGTGTGGATGTAATTGTCGGTTTCCCGGGTGAAACAGATGCACATTTTGATAACACTTATAAATTTTTAAATTCACTTCCGATAAGTTACCTGCACGTATTCAGTTATTCAGAGAGAAAAGATACGGTCGCAATTGAACTGCCTGATTCAGTCGATGTCAGAAAAAGAAAGTTCAGAAGCCAGGTATTGAGAAATTTATCCAATAAAAAGAAATTTGATTTTTATTCTAAGTACATAGGGACAGAGCAGGAAGTTTTATTTGAAACAGTTAAAGATGCGGGATGGATAGAAGGATATACAAGAAATTATATACGGGTTAAGACTCCGTTTACAGCAGGAGCAGAAAACTCCATAAGCAAAATAAAATTATTAACACCGGACTCTGTAAAACCGGTTGTATGTGAACTGATATAA
- the sixA gene encoding phosphohistidine phosphatase SixA translates to MKIYLIRHGEAIDHETNSVKSDEYRFLTIKGRMTTRKVAKNLKEELEAADKIFTSPLTRAVQTSEVIATSIKYKHDVEIANELKIGSSISQVIELIRLNADLNSIVLVGHEPMMGMLVGALSNKKDFYNFKKSGVCLIDFDVKKEHGVYKWFLNPKTLEHLS, encoded by the coding sequence ATGAAAATTTATTTAATAAGACACGGGGAAGCAATAGACCACGAAACGAACTCCGTAAAATCCGATGAATACCGTTTCCTTACGATAAAAGGAAGAATGACAACCCGTAAAGTTGCCAAAAACTTAAAAGAAGAACTCGAAGCTGCAGATAAAATTTTTACAAGTCCGCTTACAAGAGCAGTGCAGACTTCGGAAGTAATTGCTACATCCATTAAATATAAACACGATGTTGAGATTGCGAATGAACTCAAAATAGGCTCTTCGATTTCACAGGTAATCGAACTGATAAGGTTAAACGCAGATCTGAATTCTATTGTACTTGTCGGACATGAGCCAATGATGGGAATGTTGGTTGGCGCTCTTTCAAACAAAAAAGATTTTTATAACTTCAAAAAATCGGGAGTATGCCTCATAGATTTTGATGTTAAGAAGGAGCATGGAGTTTACAAATGGTTTTTGAATCCGAAAACTCTTGAGCATTTAAGCTAA
- a CDS encoding ABC transporter ATP-binding protein — MNETLLEIKGVEFSYEKDTKFFEKISFSVSEGDVLAIIGRNGSGKSTLVKIISRIINNYSGSVSYAGKDIKNYEHKEFSRNISYLPQVFPAYVNELKVYDLLLLGRYAYIKSSQLSYSNEDVIVVNEAMEVCGVTQYKEKTLKTLSGGERQKILLTLSLVQLDIAHDLKGKILIVDEPLTHLDINYQYETLSLLRDLNIKKGLTVIFVIHDLNLALKYSSKTLLMNKGKMVDFGDTQKIISQENINKNFLVSSELVNHNNNTFIHYNDI, encoded by the coding sequence TTGAACGAAACTCTTCTTGAAATAAAAGGAGTTGAATTCTCCTATGAAAAAGACACAAAATTTTTTGAGAAGATTTCTTTTTCAGTAAGCGAAGGTGATGTACTTGCAATAATAGGAAGGAACGGTTCAGGTAAATCGACATTAGTGAAAATCATTTCGAGAATAATAAATAATTATTCAGGAAGTGTAAGCTACGCAGGCAAAGATATAAAGAACTACGAGCATAAAGAGTTTTCAAGAAATATAAGTTATCTGCCGCAGGTTTTCCCTGCTTATGTTAATGAACTGAAAGTGTATGATTTGTTGCTCTTAGGCAGATATGCTTATATAAAATCTTCGCAGCTCTCTTACAGCAATGAAGACGTAATTGTTGTAAATGAAGCTATGGAAGTGTGTGGAGTAACTCAGTATAAAGAGAAGACACTGAAAACACTTTCCGGCGGGGAGAGGCAGAAGATTCTGTTAACGCTATCACTTGTTCAGCTGGATATAGCGCATGATTTAAAAGGGAAAATTTTAATTGTCGATGAGCCGCTGACGCATCTTGATATAAATTATCAGTATGAGACTTTATCGCTGCTGAGAGATTTGAATATAAAAAAAGGTTTGACAGTAATATTTGTAATCCACGATCTGAATCTTGCGTTAAAATATTCTTCAAAGACGCTGCTGATGAATAAAGGAAAGATGGTTGATTTCGGAGATACGCAAAAAATAATTTCACAGGAGAATATCAATAAAAATTTCTTAGTAAGCTCAGAGCTTGTAAACCATAACAACAACACATTTATACATTATAATGACATATAA
- a CDS encoding enoyl-CoA hydratase/isomerase family protein, translating to MTYKKIIVEDLGLTKKVILNRPEKRNSLDEEMISEITNVFNELSDDKNTKTIILMGAGGNFCSGLFLDYLQKISEFDILQNKQDSQKFKNMLLAIYYCKKTVIAMVEGYALAGGCGIASVCDFIVASDKATFGYTEVKIGFIPAIVMIFLMKRVTETVAKDLLLTSRFINGTEAKELGFSNYVVPSEELESFTMKHCVALNKLPMSSLALTKELFKNVPSMSFESSLDYAVDLNAITRMTEECKNGVSSFLNKK from the coding sequence ATGACATATAAAAAAATAATAGTAGAAGATTTAGGATTAACGAAGAAAGTTATTCTTAACCGTCCGGAAAAAAGAAATTCTCTGGACGAAGAAATGATTTCTGAGATAACAAATGTTTTCAATGAACTTTCCGATGACAAAAATACTAAGACAATAATTCTTATGGGAGCGGGCGGTAATTTTTGTTCAGGTCTATTCTTAGATTATCTTCAGAAAATTTCCGAGTTTGATATTCTTCAGAACAAGCAGGACTCACAAAAATTCAAAAACATGCTTCTTGCAATCTACTATTGCAAAAAAACAGTTATTGCAATGGTCGAAGGATATGCTCTTGCCGGTGGATGCGGAATAGCAAGCGTCTGCGATTTTATAGTCGCTTCAGATAAAGCAACATTCGGATATACTGAGGTAAAAATCGGATTTATACCTGCAATCGTAATGATTTTTCTTATGAAGAGAGTAACTGAGACTGTTGCAAAAGATTTACTCTTAACGTCACGCTTCATCAATGGAACCGAAGCAAAAGAATTGGGTTTCAGTAATTATGTAGTGCCTTCTGAAGAGTTAGAGAGCTTTACAATGAAACATTGCGTAGCTTTGAATAAATTACCCATGAGCTCACTTGCTTTGACAAAAGAACTGTTTAAGAACGTTCCTTCAATGAGCTTTGAATCTTCACTTGACTATGCAGTCGACCTGAATGCAATAACACGCATGACGGAAGAATGTAAAAATGGTGTTAGTTCTTTTTTAAATAAAAAATAA
- a CDS encoding histidinol-phosphate aminotransferase family protein yields the protein MAEKKYNELQYLDRNESQYGPSPKCYEYLKHATIDDLSWYSRDFAKGVKSSLSKRIANDFNIDERQVILSYGSEDLLKQIIHYYLDRKEKILIPKEAWWYYKKVAYEVGGFNVEYPMFIGEKDGLKTYMYDVDRMIEIYTREQPRIVLIASPNNPTGNRIPKEELRRFLDSARGAIVMIDEAYWGFGSTENDYVKEFIDDFPNLVICRTFSKYYALAGARIGFAFAGKNLEELINFSVRYLGYNKMSEKLGEIALDDMEYYERVTKMMQEDKEYFYKEFNSMEGFTAYKSYANFMLVDMPHHIRKDLDKYLKERNMLIKFLNEEAFKTETRITLGTREQNYHLMECIKDFLKENNYK from the coding sequence ATGGCTGAAAAAAAATACAACGAACTGCAATATCTTGATAGAAACGAATCACAATATGGTCCGTCACCAAAATGTTATGAGTATCTGAAACATGCGACAATAGATGACTTGTCATGGTACTCACGTGATTTTGCAAAAGGTGTGAAATCAAGCTTATCAAAAAGGATTGCAAACGATTTTAACATTGATGAAAGACAGGTAATTCTTTCCTATGGAAGTGAAGACCTTCTCAAACAAATCATTCACTACTACCTCGATAGAAAGGAAAAAATATTAATTCCTAAAGAAGCATGGTGGTATTATAAAAAAGTTGCTTATGAAGTCGGCGGATTTAATGTTGAGTACCCTATGTTCATAGGGGAAAAGGATGGACTGAAAACATATATGTACGATGTCGACAGAATGATTGAGATATACACTAGAGAACAGCCAAGAATTGTTTTGATTGCATCTCCAAATAATCCTACAGGTAATAGAATTCCAAAAGAGGAACTAAGAAGATTTCTTGATTCGGCACGCGGCGCAATTGTGATGATTGATGAAGCGTACTGGGGATTCGGCTCCACTGAAAATGATTACGTAAAAGAATTTATTGACGATTTTCCGAATCTTGTAATCTGCAGAACGTTCTCAAAATACTATGCGCTTGCAGGAGCAAGAATAGGATTTGCGTTTGCCGGCAAAAATCTTGAAGAGCTTATAAATTTTTCAGTAAGGTATCTGGGTTATAATAAAATGTCAGAAAAACTTGGAGAAATTGCATTAGATGATATGGAATATTATGAAAGAGTTACGAAAATGATGCAGGAAGATAAAGAGTACTTCTACAAAGAGTTCAACAGCATGGAAGGGTTTACTGCATATAAATCATATGCAAATTTTATGCTGGTAGATATGCCGCATCACATAAGAAAAGACCTGGATAAATATCTGAAGGAAAGAAATATGCTGATAAAGTTTTTAAATGAGGAAGCTTTTAAAACTGAAACCAGAATAACTCTGGGCACTCGCGAGCAGAACTATCATCTGATGGAATGCATAAAAGATTTTTTAAAGGAAAATAATTACAAATGA
- a CDS encoding DUF192 domain-containing protein, giving the protein MRYKNFLTLFLFLSFSFYSLQGCNKKDESTEWKVKDPREEVNKHPEPPFKKEGDLTFLKKDGKELKKIDIEVADDNTQRAQGLMWRKSMPENEGMLFIFPQDDDQAFWMKNTIMPLDIIFINSNKEIVKIYKNAIPYSEKSMPSEKKAMYVVETVAGFCDKNGISEGDKITFNYQSGQ; this is encoded by the coding sequence ATGAGATATAAGAATTTTTTAACTTTATTTCTTTTTTTAAGTTTTAGTTTTTATTCTTTACAGGGCTGCAATAAGAAAGATGAAAGCACTGAGTGGAAAGTCAAAGATCCCCGTGAAGAAGTAAACAAACATCCGGAACCGCCGTTTAAAAAAGAAGGCGACCTTACTTTTTTGAAGAAGGACGGAAAAGAATTAAAAAAAATTGATATTGAAGTTGCAGACGATAACACGCAAAGAGCACAGGGTTTGATGTGGAGAAAATCTATGCCTGAAAATGAAGGTATGCTTTTTATTTTTCCGCAGGATGATGACCAGGCTTTCTGGATGAAGAATACAATAATGCCGCTGGATATAATTTTTATCAATAGTAATAAAGAGATTGTAAAAATTTATAAGAACGCAATTCCTTACTCTGAAAAATCGATGCCATCTGAAAAAAAGGCAATGTATGTAGTGGAAACTGTGGCAGGCTTTTGTGATAAAAATGGTATTTCCGAAGGTGATAAAATCACTTTTAACTATCAGTCAGGTCAATAA
- a CDS encoding ligase-associated DNA damage response exonuclease → MKKDILKLNKCGIYCPQGDFYIDPWKPVDNALITHGHSDHARWGMKKYLCQKDSVEILRTRLGKEINIEGIEYNKSITINGVKVSFHPAGHILGSSQIRVEYNGEVAVVSGDYKIQPDSTCANFELVKCNTFVTESTFALPIYNWDNEEKIFEGINKWWQSNADEGVASIIYGYTLGKSQRILSVLDTSIGPVYTHGAVENINEIYRKQGVKLPKTTLATNLDNKTDFSKSIIVAPSSADGTTWLRKFGDISTAFASGWMQVRGNKRRGNFDKGFVMSDHVDWCGVLDTIKDTGAENIWITHGYSDILSRYLNEKGYNSKVLETLFDDSDI, encoded by the coding sequence ATGAAAAAGGATATTTTAAAATTAAATAAGTGTGGTATTTATTGTCCTCAGGGTGATTTTTATATTGACCCCTGGAAGCCTGTTGATAATGCTTTAATAACTCACGGTCACTCTGACCACGCCCGATGGGGAATGAAAAAATATTTATGCCAGAAAGATTCCGTTGAGATTTTAAGAACTAGATTAGGAAAAGAGATAAACATTGAGGGAATTGAATACAATAAATCTATTACAATTAACGGAGTAAAAGTATCATTTCATCCTGCGGGACATATACTGGGTTCATCGCAAATAAGAGTTGAATATAACGGAGAAGTTGCAGTGGTTTCAGGTGATTATAAAATCCAGCCTGACTCAACCTGCGCAAATTTTGAATTAGTAAAGTGCAATACATTCGTTACTGAATCAACATTTGCACTGCCTATATACAACTGGGATAACGAAGAAAAGATTTTTGAAGGAATAAATAAATGGTGGCAGAGCAATGCAGATGAAGGTGTTGCAAGTATAATATACGGTTATACTCTCGGGAAATCACAGAGAATATTATCGGTACTCGATACTTCTATTGGTCCGGTTTACACACATGGCGCAGTAGAAAACATTAATGAAATTTACAGGAAGCAGGGAGTGAAGCTTCCGAAAACAACACTTGCAACAAACCTAGATAACAAAACTGACTTTTCTAAATCAATTATAGTTGCTCCTTCTTCAGCTGACGGCACAACATGGCTGAGAAAATTCGGAGATATATCAACCGCCTTTGCTTCGGGCTGGATGCAGGTGCGGGGCAATAAACGCAGAGGAAATTTTGATAAAGGATTTGTAATGTCAGACCATGTTGACTGGTGCGGAGTGCTTGATACAATTAAAGATACAGGTGCAGAAAATATTTGGATAACTCATGGTTATTCGGATATACTTTCACGTTACCTTAATGAGAAGGGATATAACTCAAAAGTTTTAGAAACTTTATTTGACGATTCGGACATATGA
- a CDS encoding ATP-dependent DNA ligase produces the protein MKNFSDLFEELDSSTGTNDKVNSLVKFFQHNPAGDSIYVVSFLMGRKPKQIIKTAFLKEWAAELANIPEWLFKESYDNVGDLGETISLMVPQKKSEVKEVYPFTLKEWIEEIILPLKKKSEAEQKRIVQSIWTYLSREEKFVFNKIITGSFRVGVSAKIVIKALAQFSGIGDADITHRLMGDWNTDEKFFEYLISHDVQDTHQSRPYPFFLAYQLDKSIKELGEPEDWFAEWKWDGIRAQIIKRENEVFIWSRGEELITERFPELQAEVMNLENGTVLDGEILAWQNEKPLPFGELQKRISRKNLTKKILEEVPVVFQAFDVIEYEAVDIRSTIYTQRKKLLKKIIAKNFKRMKLGESIKINSWEDLTKLREESRDRNVEGFILKHKDSEYLTGRRRGGWWKWKVDPYTIDAVMIYAQRGHGRRASLYTDYTFGVWNEGKLISFAKAYSGLTDEEIRKVDDFVRKNTLEKFGPVRTVKPELVFELSFEGIQLSSRHKSGIAVRFPRITKWRTDKKLQDADSLESIKALLKK, from the coding sequence ATGAAAAATTTTTCTGATTTATTTGAAGAGCTGGATTCATCCACAGGGACTAACGATAAAGTAAATTCATTGGTTAAATTCTTCCAGCATAATCCTGCCGGAGACAGTATTTATGTTGTTAGCTTCTTAATGGGAAGAAAGCCTAAGCAGATTATTAAAACTGCTTTCCTGAAGGAATGGGCGGCAGAGCTTGCAAATATTCCTGAATGGCTGTTCAAAGAATCTTATGACAATGTTGGGGATTTAGGTGAAACAATTTCTTTAATGGTGCCTCAAAAAAAATCAGAGGTAAAAGAAGTTTATCCTTTTACATTAAAAGAATGGATTGAAGAAATTATTTTACCGTTAAAGAAAAAATCTGAAGCGGAGCAGAAAAGAATTGTCCAGAGTATATGGACATATCTTTCGCGCGAAGAAAAGTTTGTATTCAATAAAATAATTACCGGTAGTTTCAGAGTCGGTGTGTCTGCTAAAATTGTAATTAAAGCGTTGGCACAGTTTTCGGGAATAGGAGATGCAGATATTACGCACCGTCTCATGGGTGACTGGAATACAGATGAAAAATTTTTTGAATATTTAATTTCACATGACGTACAGGATACACATCAAAGCAGACCATATCCTTTTTTCTTAGCGTATCAGCTGGATAAATCAATTAAAGAGCTTGGTGAACCTGAAGACTGGTTTGCAGAGTGGAAATGGGACGGAATCAGAGCGCAGATAATTAAAAGAGAGAACGAAGTTTTTATATGGTCACGCGGCGAGGAATTAATCACTGAACGTTTTCCCGAGCTTCAGGCAGAAGTAATGAATTTAGAAAACGGAACAGTGCTTGACGGTGAAATTCTTGCATGGCAGAATGAAAAACCTCTTCCGTTTGGCGAGCTTCAAAAGAGAATCAGCAGAAAAAATCTTACAAAAAAAATTCTTGAAGAGGTTCCTGTAGTTTTTCAGGCATTTGATGTAATTGAATATGAAGCAGTTGATATAAGAAGTACTATCTACACACAAAGAAAAAAACTGCTGAAAAAAATCATTGCTAAGAATTTCAAACGTATGAAATTAGGCGAGAGTATAAAAATTAACTCATGGGAAGATTTAACAAAGCTGAGAGAAGAATCACGCGATAGAAATGTTGAAGGATTTATATTAAAACATAAAGACTCGGAATATTTAACAGGAAGAAGACGCGGCGGTTGGTGGAAATGGAAAGTTGATCCGTATACAATAGACGCAGTGATGATATATGCGCAGAGAGGGCATGGAAGACGCGCAAGTCTTTACACAGATTATACATTTGGTGTTTGGAATGAAGGCAAGCTTATTTCATTTGCTAAGGCATACTCAGGATTAACAGATGAAGAGATAAGAAAGGTTGATGACTTCGTAAGAAAAAATACACTTGAGAAATTTGGTCCCGTAAGAACAGTAAAGCCGGAGTTAGTTTTTGAATTATCGTTTGAAGGAATACAATTATCATCGAGACATAAGTCAGGCATAGCAGTAAGATTTCCTCGAATTACTAAATGGCGGACAGATAAAAAACTGCAGGATGCTGATTCACTAGAAAGTATTAAAGCACTTCTCAAAAAATAA
- a CDS encoding DUF423 domain-containing protein: protein MQKNTIIAIGAFFGFLGVALGAFGAHILKNSFTPEQLDNYRTGIQYQLVHAVVLVSLGFSGIQKYFKSAYFFIAGTILFSFSLYVYTIFNLKFVAMFAPFGGASFMIGWILLIVYALKKES, encoded by the coding sequence ATGCAGAAAAATACAATAATCGCCATTGGCGCGTTCTTTGGATTTTTAGGTGTAGCTCTGGGGGCTTTCGGAGCGCATATACTTAAAAATTCTTTTACGCCGGAACAATTAGATAATTACAGAACAGGAATTCAATATCAGTTAGTTCATGCAGTTGTATTGGTCAGCCTGGGGTTTTCAGGTATTCAGAAATATTTCAAATCAGCTTACTTTTTTATAGCAGGCACGATATTGTTTTCGTTCTCGCTTTATGTTTACACAATTTTTAATCTGAAGTTTGTTGCAATGTTTGCTCCGTTTGGCGGAGCATCATTTATGATTGGCTGGATACTTTTAATTGTTTACGCACTTAAAAAAGAAAGTTGA